Proteins from a genomic interval of Mustela lutreola isolate mMusLut2 chromosome 4, mMusLut2.pri, whole genome shotgun sequence:
- the LOC131829831 gene encoding NADH dehydrogenase [ubiquinone] 1 beta subcomplex subunit 3, with product MAHGHGHEHGHSKLELPDYRQWKIEGTPLETVQERLAARGLRDPWGRNEAWRYMGGFAHNVSFVGAILKGFKWGFAAFVVAVGAEYYLESQNKEKKHH from the coding sequence ATGGCCCACGGACATGGGCATGAACATGGCCATAGTAAACTGGAACTTCCAGATTACAGACAATGGAAGATAGAAGGGACGCCATTAGAAACTGTCCAGGAGAGGCTGGCTGCACGAGGGCTAAGGGACCCATGGGGCCGCAATGAAGCTTGGAGATACATGGGTGGCTTTGCACACAATGTTTCCTTTGTTGGTGCAATATTAAAAGGATTCAAATGGGGATTTGCAGCATTTGTGGTAGCTGTAGGGGCTGAATATTACCTAGAGTcccagaataaagaaaagaagcatcACTGA